From the genome of Medicago truncatula cultivar Jemalong A17 chromosome 2, MtrunA17r5.0-ANR, whole genome shotgun sequence:
ggtttaattactcttttggtcctttaacttattttttggtttcgttttggttccttaactattaaaagtttcgtttcggtcccataatttatttttgagttttcttttggtccattaactattaaaagtttcgttttagtcccttaacttattttttttggtttcgttttggtcccttaacttattttttggtttcattttggtcccttaactcgaatacattcatcctaacataaaggaccaaagtagttgacggaggaagagttaatggaccaaaacgaaaccaaaaagtaagttaaaggaccaaaacgaaacttttaatagttaagggaccaaaacgaaacttttaataattaagggaccaaaacgacaccaaaaaataagttaagggaccaaaagagtaattaagcctaaaatcaACTTATAAGATAAATGTGTCATTCAGTCAAATCTTATCTTTAATTTATGTGaaacttgattttttctttctttcaatatgaatcttATTTTTACGAGGTAAACGAGTAATAAAACTCCTTAttatggctctgtttggtaaaaaatagcggatagctgatagcttttagctgataagctaattaaagtgtttggtaaaaataacggttcaactagctgataaatataaaatgacataaagggtattcttaattcataataaaaattatatcattaatttaagtatttgtaattttgtaaactaatttttctttaaaaaaatactttaaatttattaatttaatatatcctatgtattataaattaaattaaattttattcactaaaattttatcttatatttattatcatttaagtgtttccactttataaaaaaaataacatttacctcaaaaacaaaaaaaaaggtagcactaatagagtaatactaataacagagaataaagaaaataacacttacctcaaaaaaaaaaaagtaacactaatagaataatagtattttgtttcgtaaaaaaaaaaacgaaggtatatattttttcaaaaaaaaaaaaaaggtcagatgatatatatacaaaaattgaaataaagagatagtagtctttattacgtagcttattataaaaattataatggataaaaatacaatttaaatgaaataataagggtaaaattggaagaaaaagtgagaagctataagctataagctataagctcaaacgctacttggaatagcttctgaaaaatagcttataagctcgtgaaataagctataagctcatggtgaaaaagtgttaccaaacagagctttttttgtcaaacgagcttataagctataagctaaaagctaaaagttcttttttagggttaaccaaacagagcctaagtGTTTCAATCTTCATTAACTAGGTGGGCAAGTTTTGACATACCTTTTTGGTGCACCAACAACTTTAAGtaacaaattcaaaaatataaataccgcacttgtaaaaaaaaagtcaaaattaaatCATAAGTCATCGgctaaaatattgaatttgaaaacgaaaaataatttttaaattgtattaTCTCCTTTAGACTTGACAATATAATTCACAATCGGGGGAAGATGGGGATAAAGTTATAATAGTTTATCAGTCTTCGtagaataaatttatatatttcgTTTGCaataatattatgaaaataaacttaagaaacattttttttttaagaaaaacttaAGAAACATGTATACTACCAAACACAATGTATCAGTCTTTTCACTACTTTgtataccatttttttattttttctaaatgttaaattttaatttttaactttttttttataaataattttttatttttttataaataatatgatggcacgttaacttttttttttgttgaaagaggCACATTAAAACTCATACCGCGTGCAAGGTCCAATAAAAACCAACAATCTCACATCAATTTATTTCTAGGGTCAATCCGTTCTCACATCTTGAATTGAAAAGACAAAcggtatgatatttttttttcttaataataatGCGGCTGAAAATGACATCAAGTCGTGGTCCAAAAAgtggtccaaaagtgcaattttttcttaaaaaaagaagaagaaaagaagtgtCGACTCACtgataagagtttttttttttttttttgggtcaagtagTTCGGTGactaaaattcatctttttaagatgaataagtaagGTGTCTAGAGTCCGAACTTCAGTTTTTATATATAACAATACATGATGTCTCTGTCAACTGAACTATACTAGTAAGGATACTCGATAATAAGAGCTTATTCTTTTAAATCTCGATACCCTATATTCTTTTAAATACATGATGTCCCTGTCAACTAGTATATAATTCAAATCTCAGTTGAGACAGTTTTAAAATGATCACTTGTAGCACAATTATTAAAATCGTGCCTTTAGAATGTTCCTAGCTAGTTCTTATTATACGATGAAGAAATGAAGTGGCAAAATTCTGTACCACAAAAACAAATATCCACTTACCCGACACAACAGAGAGAAGGCAAGTGTGTACGAGAATCAAAATTTTCATGCAATATATGCAAAAAGGGTGCTGTCTGAAGTGACAAGACATGTTCAtccattccttcaaaaaaaaaaaaaagacatgttCATGCATGACCTCACTCCCAAACTTTTACGTACCACACACACCTCATCACTCTTGTGTAATGTTTGCGAATGAATCACCAACTATATATATCTACTAAATCATATAAATGTTACAAGCActtgtataaataaataaacatttcaCCTTATCATAACCTGCTCACCACAATTCTAAATCCCAATCAACTTTAGGTTATTTgttgtaacaaaaattcaatggaTCATAATCAACAAGGAGGTCAACCTTCTTCTTCAACCAAAGTGGAAAGAAAGATTGTTGAGAAAAATAGGAGAAACCAAATGAAGATCCTCTTTTCTAACCTCAACTCTATTCTCCCTAGCTATAATCCAAAggtaatttgttttgttttttaataaaccaAAGGTGATCTGTTTAATTTCCATTtcattcatataaatatattgttaAAGAGTTTCACATCGGATAAAAAATGACTTGAATACGTGTTTATAAGTTGGAACAATCCTTATTTATAAGTTGGTTTTCTAGGATTGTGTTAAactcaaccacgatttctaagatataCACATTtcggtcattattataagtaaaaatctatattttatattcattcaattaatattgtatatatggtctttattatagaccacgtTCATAAtataatgaatctaaaatattaatttttgtttataatagtgtcATGAGGTGTATGAATATTCATGTGAGGTATAAATTGACATTGAGTTTTCTTTTAGAGATTTGTAACTATAATGTTATTTCATACATTGACATCTAAAATCACAATTGTTACATATGTTTaatggttttaaaataaaaggattTTACATAACTCTTTGTTGTATTGGCTACCAGGGACTGTTGTAGATGtaaaacattttacacaaaGAGTGTACTATACCACAAGTAGAGTACCTACATgatattcatattatatatatgttcacttttttatttttatttttttattaagtaggATAATGACTAGAATTCCACAATTTTGAAGCTGAATAAGTGGTAATTCGAGGTTCAAACTTCAACACCTGTGTATATAATGCAATGTCATATCAACTAAATTATACTAACATAGACATAAGAAAATCatcttcttattttatttattttttggtcaagtagcctagtggttagaatacaccttttttaagatgaataagtgggatgtccgaggttcgaatctCAACGttgcatataataatgtatgtctctaccaactgagttatgctcacgagGAAACCATCTTCCTATTATTAGCTAATTAAGTGACATTGTCACCTCTTCTTGGACCGACATTATATATCACATTAATTTGGTGTTATTTCTAATGTAATGCAGGAATTAGCGTTACCATTACCTGATCAAGTAGATGAGGCTATAAACTACATAAAGAGCCTAGAGACAAATCTAAAGGGTGcaaaggagaagaaagaaagtttaATGGGAAACAAGAAGAGATCACGTGGTGGTTATGGAGCAAAAGGAAGCATAATAAAGTTGCCAAAAATAGAAATTCATGAAATGGGATCCACTCTACAAGTGATTGTAACATGTGGGGTTGatgaacattttattttctgtGAAATTATGAGAATACTGCATGAAGAGAACGTTGAGGTtatttcttcaaattcttcTTTAACTGGTGATTCACTTCTTCATACCGTGCATGCCCAGGTATATATACACATACACACATGCAAACCTTTACACATGCAAATGTGACCGCAATTTTGGTTTAATTGCATTATGATGTTGCTGCAACTTGCAAAGACcctatatattatattaaagcTGCAATTGCAATCGGAGACCGCAGTTTAAAACTAGACTtgcatacatatttttttacgaTATTTAACCTTATCTTTTTATAGCGTTAAAAgatagagttaaatatgtttcatttaattttgttatgtgttataaaaaaattaaacttctGCAAGAGAGAATTCTATAATGTATTAAACATGATtgcagaaaaaaataaaattcaaaattttgaatgaaaaagttgACTTAACAACAATGATCAAAGGTGATGATGTAAAACTTCTAATGgaccaaaaatcaaagaaaaattttgagtactaaaacaaaaagtttgaatatttatagaaactcaaaatatatttaacgtTAAAAAATAAGCTCAAAAT
Proteins encoded in this window:
- the LOC25487669 gene encoding transcription factor bHLH162, with protein sequence MDHNQQGGQPSSSTKVERKIVEKNRRNQMKILFSNLNSILPSYNPKELALPLPDQVDEAINYIKSLETNLKGAKEKKESLMGNKKRSRGGYGAKGSIIKLPKIEIHEMGSTLQVIVTCGVDEHFIFCEIMRILHEENVEVISSNSSLTGDSLLHTVHAQIPQTLLQFGAMKISQRLKAFVNGSMSDVETGPLLWDLEIGSESWELLDSIVTMSLPNP